The sequence below is a genomic window from Anopheles cruzii chromosome 3, idAnoCruzAS_RS32_06, whole genome shotgun sequence.
CTTGTCGGATGTCAATCACGCGGGCGCGCGTATCATTGAAATTGTTCAAAAGTAATGAAACCACGGCacgacaacaacgacacgtcctcacgacgacgacgacgacgacgatgactgcCGCTGGCTAATTTTATGCATTTAAAGTAATTCTGCtggaaaattgtgtttcgaggcacacgcacactcgcacacaggtcggtcggtgtgccaGTCGGGGGCGGGGGTCGTGCTGGTGGAAAACTGCAGCAAGGCGGGCAAGGCAGCATAACGGACGGGTGGGTCGGCCCAGTGCACCGATGCAGGTCGGTTTGATTGATTGCGCCATTGCGAATAAAACGCGCCGGCCCTTGGCGCTTGGTGCAAGGGCTCCCAAGGGCTCTCGGCACGAACATCTGCGAATCGATGCAAATCATGCGCTCCGGCCATGGGACCGGCAATCGGGAATTAGAGATTGTTAGAGGAGATTGTTTCTTGGCCAGCGACCGATCGCAATCGCgctgatcggtgatcggtgatcggtgatggCTGACCATTCCGGCAGTCCCGGCCGCCCTTTCGCGCACCAAGATGAAGGCCAAATGTGGCGGCGCCCAAGATGAGTagcaaaatgtgtgtttattttggtgGCCACTTAGAGTTGCGTGCGCCGCACTTTTGGGTAAACGCAGCAATCCACGGCCACGCGCGTGGCCGCAGTGGGAGGGGCTAGCCGCTATCGCGCTGCTGGAGACTCCGACAGTACTGCTAGGGTCCGCTCCGTGGCGCTAGTCTGCGCTTGAGAGAGACGCTGAGCGAGCGCGAGTGtggcagagagagcgagagatggtgacccgtctcgctcgctcactcgcacCGCGATCATCGTTCACACTTTGCGTTCGCTTTATTATCcacaaatttatgttttaaatgcTAATTACTCACTCGTTCAATCCGCCATTTCCGCGACTCGCAGCATCCTCCGTAGTAGTAGTTGATCCTTGCGACCCACGGGACAGGGGGTGGGGGTGGAAGCTGGTGGCACAATTTATGTTGCATCCCCCCACATCGTTAATGCATTGCAtcgacgaaggcgacggcgacgtccTTTCGATGGTGCGCGGTTGGCGATTAGCTGGCCCGGGGTTCGATGATTGCattccgcgcgcgctcgccacAATCCCGCCGCGAGAAGTCCGCTCGGTGACGGAGAAGGTATTGAACCGAGGGtggtggaccggaccggagatgATAATGGCTTGGGCATTATCAGTCGGCACCCATGCGAGAGTATAATGGAGAGCAGCGATCGCTGCCTACGGGACCTTAGTCCTTAGTGTCAACTTGGTGCTACGTCGAACTTGGACGATTTAACCAACATCCGGAATGCGTTAGACTTGATGCAAGAGCCTCAAACAGCTTAATGGATAAATCGTACGTCGAAAGTGCAATTCTTTGCCAGTTGAAGTAGTGGAGCTTGGCAAGTGGAGAATTCAAATGCGACCCGACCCAGCGGGCGCTACAGACGGCGTTCGCCCACAGTTCCGAGGACCAGCGGAAGCAGTTCACCGACCTGTTCGCGCTGGCCGCCGAGGACGAAACATCCACCACGGTCGGGATACGGGGCACGAGCAGTCGCGGCCGGAAGGCACCGTCGAGCAAGAAGGAAACGGCCGCGGAAaaggcggccgctgccgcgacacacaccaacaacagccgCGGCCGAAACGACCTCCAACTACTTCAGCGACGATTCGAGCGACGAAGACTGGTCCAAACAGAAAGTCTCGAAACGACGGAAAACGCTCAGCAATTCCGATTGACACGATCGTCGCTCGTCGGCGAAACGATCGGAACGCAGCGGTCGGGCGAAGGAGGTCCTTTTGTACAGGAGCAGGGTGTTCAGGGGTggcgtcgccgctgccgccggctgctggtcATGGACACACGGATCGAAACTGCCATTACGCTTTCGTTGTCGTAATGACGGCGACCCCGGGGATGCTGTTGCCGCTATGGCCGCGTTTGGCCAGGAGGGAGTCCTGCCGGAGTCTACTCGCTGCGGTGCGATGTTTCGCGCCACCGTCGAGAGGATGCTGGGGTGTCCTTTCCGGGGTTCCGGGACGGGGAACACATTCGTTTATTCCTTCGTTTTTACGGTTACGTTTCGCCCGTTTCGTTCGAACTCTCCCACAAATGAATTGTAAAATATCCCGCTAGTGTTAAGGGTGGGCAGGGAACGCGCGGATCCTCCGAGCAGCTTACCAGAGCCAGAGTGCTCGCGACCGCAGACGTTGTAAGCAAAGCGGGGCAGGGCGCGATAGAAAGAGTTAGTAGCACATTCtgttattaatttttgaattatgttttcGATCGAAACGGCAACGGTGGCGCAAACTGGCGTAGGCAGAGCACAGTTGTATAGACTGACATACGTACCAAGGACTTTCGAGAGGGCATTGCGCTTCCGGGATCCGCCGGAATGCGTTGTGGTATGTGGTATCAAATGCGAGGAACACAAGGACCCACTCACGGCCAGATCCATACGGGACGGCCCCATTCGGGTGATTCAGGAAGGAAGGCAAACTTTTTACACTTTCACTTACACGCATTTGGCGCAAATCAAAATCGGTCATCAAATCATCGGTCCCACGCGCGATCGATGTACAAATTATGATCAGCTAGGCGACCGGGCCGACGGGTCCATTTCAGGGTGGCCAGGCAGGTTTGTAGCGGACGCACGACGCAAAACGAATGGATACAGTTACACAAAACACCTAGTATACTTGCGGTCGACAGCATATGTAATAGTATTTctaaataaatgtttataGTTTAAATAAAGCGAGCATTGGTGTAAAGATGTCCTAGAAAAAAGGGTTTCCAAGAGTGGTCGCGAGGGTCGCAGGGTTAATAACATTTTTTGCGGCAACTAAATAATAATTACTTGAGATTTTTGAATCTTTCTGAAAACCGCACATTTggtccggatcggatcggctaAGAGCCCTACCGTATGTTGCCGCTGCAAAGAGAGTGCCGCTGTGCGAAAGGCTTGCCGATGACAGCGAACTGTCAGCCTCTTTTGCCTTCAGCTTTTCCGTGAGAAACACGTTTGTGCATTTTCGCGTGCAGTTTTCCATCGAAAAAATGGGTTTCGCCAGCTTGTGGTACTCGCATCCGCGTAAATACGGACAGGGATCGCGATTCTGGTGAGTTTCGTACCAAGATGACGAGTGGTGCGGATAGTTTGTAAGGCAGAAAGCGACCGAACGAATCGCGCCTTTGGCACGTGTACTGTTACCATAGCCTCGCCATCTTGAAGCTACCTTTATCGTGTACGTTGGGCGGTAACAATCCATTCATATCCGTTTTCTCATTTTAGTCGTGCCTGCTCCAACAACCACGGAATGATCCGAAAGTACGGTCTCAACATTTGCCGACAGTGCTTCCGCGAGTACGCGAAGGATATTGGTTTCAGGAAGGTAAATATCTCCGTTGGTTAATGCTGTGCGAGTGGTCGGAATTTGTTGACATGAACGCAGAAGGGAAGCAATTTCCATCGCATTTTCGATGCTGATCTCGAGCAACAGGTTCCGGATGAGTGATCCTTGTATCACAGGTTTACAGTGTTTAACAGAAAACTAAGGCATAAACAACGTGTACAAGCCGTCCTGTTTTAATGATCAACCTTCCGACACTCCACAGTATTTCGAATCACGCAAGCCTTTTTCTAACCCTTGgtatttgttttctgtttactTTTAGCTGGATTAAACCAGAGAATATTCTCATCTTTCCACGCCTGTGGCAACAAGAAAGATTTGCAACTTGTTGACAGTGATGTGCGAGGAAAAAATGTCCGCAAATAAATAAcgtaaaatcaatcaacattttaatttcttacCGTTTTGCATAATGTAAAGAAAGATGACACTAAAGTGATGCTGCTAATGCCTATATTTTAACAAATTTGGCGAAATTTTGGGGTTTTTACCAGTTGTAATACGTAGCGAAGGAGCAATAGGTGATGGCACCTATTGCTTTTTGATGCGGAAAGGAGTTTATTTTGATTCAACACCAAGAATCAATCATTGTGAAAAAGCGTCTGcaaaatatgtaaatattgaaagacgaaagaaacatttaaaattaCAGGAAATATCCCAAGTTTTAAGAAATTGGCAACCCTTGTGTTTTGGTCGCGTCCTCCTTTTTGGCTGCGTACTTTTTCCTCCATCTTACCAATTATGCAACCCTGCAAGATGGAATTAAATTGACGTAGGGTCACTTAAGCTGAAAGGCCAGGTCGGAATCAACGTTAAACTGAATTAAAACAATGTTAGCGATAAAAAGACGGCcttataaaaatatatttttgaTTCATACACAGTGCGTTAACCGTAATTGTCATTGTCTCAACAATAATTGATCAGCAATCAGCATTtcatggttttcttttcttccatttttattcaattcatAAACAAAAATACCCTACAAACTATGTTCTTCCGATCCTATATCCCATTTTCCCGCGATTTATTTCATAAATGACGCCTCAATACCTGCTCGTGACATAAAACAGAGACTGCATTTTAGTAGAAGCATTTCAACACTAAAaccataattttattattttcctgcTACTCTCTTTGTAATTCAAAATCGCGCTTCTAGTTTGGATTTGTTCAATTTATGTAGCTTCTACCGACATCCCGCAGTACCAAAGAAAGTTAacgtgcagcagcacctcTTAATGGCATCTTCAAAATTACCCCTGCtttttaattgtaatgccACCTGCAAAGGCTATCGGAGACTTATCAACTACCTGAATCGTTTCCGGTAGAAAAAGCATCGAATTACTCTACAACTACACCCTGTCTCATTTTgaattgtttgcttcttttcaaATAACGGCTATGGTAAAATATGCGGTAGCTAAAAgcgaaataaatttcattttgtCATCACGTATTCCTCGCACCAAAGTAATGTCGAATTGTTCGTTCTATGCTGACATGCTGCTCGTCGGTCTAGGATTCTTGTGGTGTGCTTGAGATAGCATAAAACAATGACTTACAGACTCATACAATATAATAAAGCGTCTAAATCTTATACTCTGTACGATTGGCTTAAAGTTTCATTATTTACACTATCTGCTGCCGGCGACTTCtagaaatgttttaaatattggCTGCCCCTAGGATGTTTCTCTTTCCTCCACtgttacaaaataaaatggcaaacatgCATTTTTGGGGAGCAACAAATGCAAGAGACTTCAACTGAACAATAATGTTGTATAAATTGGCATAATGTACATCAATTGCGGGAGCGAATGCATCGTATGCTCGGGACTTACAAGGCTAAATGTATATTTCGATACATCCGAAAGAAAGTAAACTAGTTGCAAAAAGGCACAATTGTTCGGGTCGATTGTGATGGTAATACTCGCTAGACTTTGCTAACTTTAATGGGACAACGAGGTACATCTACTTACGCGcgtaaaaatataaacatacTAAAGAATTTACGTGTTACAAGCTAGCGGCAAAGTATTTGCGAAGTTGTGATAAAGCACAATAGTCACTATTG
It includes:
- the LOC128272455 gene encoding 40S ribosomal protein S29, translated to MGFASLWYSHPRKYGQGSRFCRACSNNHGMIRKYGLNICRQCFREYAKDIGFRKLD